A window of Clostridioides sp. ES-S-0010-02 genomic DNA:
GATATAGATAATATAAGATCAACATTAGAAGAAATTGATGAAAAAGCATTTAAGGAAGCTTCTAATAAACTTTTAAAGGCAAGAAAAATATATATACTTGGTATGAGAAGTTCTTTTGTAGTAGCTCAATACCTAGGTTTTTACTTAGATATAATACTTGATAATGTCCATATAATTAGAATGGATATGGGAGATGCATTTGAACAGATTGTAAGAATAAACGAAGAAGATGTTATAGTTGCAATTAGTTTCCCACGTTATTCAAAAAAATCTTATCAAATTGTCAATTATGCTAAGGAAAAAGGAGCACATGTAATTTCATTAACAGATAGTTTATTTGCACCAGTAGCAGCACTTGCAGACAATACTCTTTTGGTTAAGAGTAATATGGCTTCATTTGTAGATTCACTAGTTCCAGCACTTAGTATTTCAAATGCTCTTGCAATCTCTGTTGGTATGAAAGAAAAAGAAGATATTAAACAGCACTTCGATGACTTAGAGCAAATCTGGAAGAGATATTCTGTATACGAGTAAAGTTTATATATTAATAAGTATGATTAATTATTAAAAATCTCAAATCCATCAGTTTTTGAGTAAAAATACTATAAAAAACTGACTGACATTTAACTGACAGTCAGTTTTTTTATTTAAATAAGATTTTGCTTAAATTATCAATAAAAAAAGACCCTCAAAAGAGTCTTTCCCGAAAAATCTATATATTATAATATAGTTATATTTTCTGCTTGAGGACCTCTAGCGCCTTTAACTATATCAAAGCTTACTTGTTGACCTTCTTCTAATGATTTAAATCCTGAAGTTTGTATAGCTGAGAAATGAGCAAATACATCATCTCCACCTTCTATTGATATAAACCCAAATCCTTTTTCATTATTAAACCATTTCACTATTCCATTATTCATTAAAAATACTCCTATTAACCTATATCAAGATATACTTGATTTAATTGTGTATTACCACAAATATTATTATATCATAGATTAATAGGAATGTCTATTCAATTATATTTTTTAGTTAACATTTTTGGTTATTATTAGTCTTAAAAATATATTTTTAAGACTGTCTGACATAACTCATAAATTAATTTATAAGTCTTAGTCCCTATAGCTTTGCGTCACTAAATTTCTCTAGTTTTGCCGATTTAGTTTTATTCTACAACTACAATAATACATTAGAATGAGTTATTATTCAACATTCTTGTTTTAAAATCAAATAAATTTAAAAATAGTTTACTTAAATTTTTAAATCATATCTAAAATAATTTAGGAGTACCTTTAAATTTACTTACTTGCATTATAGAGAATACTTATCATAGTATGTACATTTGAAGATGCAATTTTAATTTACTATTTTTATAATATATAACATATATGGGTAAACTATGTAACAAGGTAAAGAGGAGGTATAAATATATGGAAAATTCAATGTTCTGTTATCAATGCGAGCAAACTGTTGGTGGAAAAGGATGTACAAAAATAGGGGTTTGTGGTAAAACGCCAGAAATAGCAGCACTTCAAGACTTATTAATCTATCAATTAAAAGGTATAAGTTGTTATGCTAAAGTTTTGTTAGATAATGGAGAAAAAATAGATAAAGATATAGTTTCTTTTGTAGAAAATAGTTTATTTACGACTTTAACAAATGTAAATTTTGATGGTGATGTACATGAAAATATGCTAAGAAAATCACAAGAAATAAAGCAGAGATTAAGAAAAAAAATTAAAGAACCTATTGTAAACAATGAGTATGCTGAATATAATTTAAGTGAAACAAGAAGTCAAATGATAGAAGATGCTAAAAGAGCTGGAATAATGTTTGATGAAAGTTTAAACCCTGATATACGTTCACTAAGAATGACAATACTTTATGGATTAAAAGGAATAAGTGCTTATGGGCATCAGGCTAGAGAGCTTGGATATTATAATAATCAGGTAGATGAATTTTATTTTAGAGCATTATCAGCAATTACAGATGATGATATTTCTTTAGAAAACTTAATAACATTAACTCTTAAGACGGGTGATATGAGTGTTGCTGTAATGCAAAAACTAGATGAAGCTAATACTACCATTTATAAAAATCCAGAACCTCATAAGGTAAATGTAAAAATAAAAAAAGGACCTTTTATAATAGTTTCAGGACATGATTTAAAAGATTTGGAAATGTTACTTAAACAAACAGAAGGAAAAGGGATAAATATATATACTCATGGAGAAATGATTCCTTGTCATGGATATCCAGAATTAAATAAATATACTCATTTAGTAGGGAACTTTGGAGGAGCATGGCAAGATCAACAGAAGGAATTTGATTCTATACCAGGATGTATACTGATGACAACAAATTGCTTAATGAAACCAAGAGATTCTTATAAAGATAGAATTTTTACAACTAGTGTCGTCGGATGGGATGGTGTAAAATATATAGGTAAAAGTGAAAATGGAGAAAAAGATTTTAGTGAAATAATAAATAAAGCACTAGAACTTGGTGGGTTTGAAGAAAGTGAAGAACCATATGAAATATTAGTAGGATTTGGACATAATGCTACATTAAGTAATGCACCAGCAATAGTAGATGCAGTTAAATCTGGAAATATAAGACATTTCTTCCTTATTGGAGGATGCGATGGTGCAAGACCTGGAAGAAACTATTATACTGAGTTTGCTAAACAAGTTCCTAAAGATTGTATAATTCTTACACTTGCATGTGGAAAGTATAGATTTAATAAATTAAACTTTGGTGAAGTAGCGGGGTTTCCTAGGTTGTTAGATGTTGGTCAATGTAATGATGCTTATTCAGCAGTAAGAATAGCCTTAGCTTTAGCTGATGCATTTGATACAGATGTGAATAGTCTTCCTCTCTCAATAATATTATCATGGTATGAGCAAAAAGCTGTGGCAGATTTATTAGCATTATTATCACTAGATATAAAAAATATTTATTTAGGGCCAAGTTTACC
This region includes:
- a CDS encoding MurR/RpiR family transcriptional regulator, whose translation is MEETNEMKDSKHLISNIQSQYTRLSKGQKLIAQYILNNYDKVAFMTACKLGETVGVSESTVVRFANALGYSGYPKLQAALQELIKNKLTTVQRVEMAHDYSDDFAILNKVLKSDIDNIRSTLEEIDEKAFKEASNKLLKARKIYILGMRSSFVVAQYLGFYLDIILDNVHIIRMDMGDAFEQIVRINEEDVIVAISFPRYSKKSYQIVNYAKEKGAHVISLTDSLFAPVAALADNTLLVKSNMASFVDSLVPALSISNALAISVGMKEKEDIKQHFDDLEQIWKRYSVYE
- a CDS encoding cold-shock protein encodes the protein MNNGIVKWFNNEKGFGFISIEGGDDVFAHFSAIQTSGFKSLEEGQQVSFDIVKGARGPQAENITIL
- the hcp gene encoding hydroxylamine reductase, which codes for MENSMFCYQCEQTVGGKGCTKIGVCGKTPEIAALQDLLIYQLKGISCYAKVLLDNGEKIDKDIVSFVENSLFTTLTNVNFDGDVHENMLRKSQEIKQRLRKKIKEPIVNNEYAEYNLSETRSQMIEDAKRAGIMFDESLNPDIRSLRMTILYGLKGISAYGHQARELGYYNNQVDEFYFRALSAITDDDISLENLITLTLKTGDMSVAVMQKLDEANTTIYKNPEPHKVNVKIKKGPFIIVSGHDLKDLEMLLKQTEGKGINIYTHGEMIPCHGYPELNKYTHLVGNFGGAWQDQQKEFDSIPGCILMTTNCLMKPRDSYKDRIFTTSVVGWDGVKYIGKSENGEKDFSEIINKALELGGFEESEEPYEILVGFGHNATLSNAPAIVDAVKSGNIRHFFLIGGCDGARPGRNYYTEFAKQVPKDCIILTLACGKYRFNKLNFGEVAGFPRLLDVGQCNDAYSAVRIALALADAFDTDVNSLPLSIILSWYEQKAVADLLALLSLDIKNIYLGPSLPAFISPNVLQYLVDTFNLIPISTPEKDLATCLNVPLK